The sequence TAAACATCTAACATTAACACTCATTCTCGTAAAGGACTTGCAGCACTAACATATGTTTCTGCTAagtacttcttcttctttacattagaaaacacactgatttgAGGCAGAATTGGCAGTTTGTCAGGTACTTTGCACTGCAGTTGTAATGCAATAAAAAGGAACATTTAATGGTAAAGATACATGTACTATTTATTTCGTCTTCCAAAACAAAATCCCTCACTAATAACTGTAAAACAACTGAGGCATTTATCTGGAAGTCTGTATTGAAAAACATTGTTATCACCCACAGGAAGAGgcacattatttcattattcaattttgtttttttttatatgtctGTGGAATATTTTTAATGGGTCTCAGAGCgaagaaacagcagcattcACTTCCATTCATGATCTGCGTGTTTACTACTGTTTCCTCACATGCCACTCTGCTCCACTAATGTCATCAGCCGCTCACACTATTAGTCATACTGGGAGTGTACATTTCAATTCCTCCTGTGTGCAGCTTGGCATTTATATCCACCATGTACTATTCACCACTCCTGCCTCTGATATCACTGTCTGACCACACCATCTCATTTCATACATGAGCAATAAATCCCACAGCTGCTCTTAGAGAGTTTTGACCACAAACTGGACGCTCAAGTCATTCAATCCAATACTGAAATTCAACAGGAGGTGTGATTTCTTATCACACAGTGCAAAGAGTGAACAAAGGTCTTAGCCGTTTTATTTTGGACCCTTGGCCTCCTCTCGTGTTCAAGCCACAAACGCAGGTTCGCATGATTCAGCGAGTCGTAGGTCCACATTAAAGCTCAGTTCTCACCGATAGCAGTTATTTGTGAAAGGGTTGTAGCTGGAGAGAGCCAGGAGCACCCCGAATCCGGGCCCCAGAGAGAAGAATATCTGAGCGGCAGCATCCACCCACACctggaaaagacagagagagagagagagaaatagactTTACCTGGCTGGAACTCTAAACTGTACTTCTGGGATACTATAGTTTACTATGGGCATATACACAGCATCAGAATTCAGTGTTCTTATACAGATTAGAATACATGTTTTCCGATGAGTGATTTAACGTCACCCCCCAAATCACATTAATAAGACCTctaaattttcattttctaatttgtgTTCTAATCCCTCAGCATTAAATTTCCCAAGCAGAGAGGTGTTGTATCAGTCGTATAGAAATCTAGTTGCCACGCAGCTGTACGCAGGGAGATCTGAAGAGGAGCATGCGTTCGGCATTAAAAAGGAGAGGGCAGCGCTGGATATTggtgagtgagacagaaagggaggCCTTTGTTAATGGGCAGAAAATCTAAACCAATTATGCATCTTATTATCCTgctctgtggcttatttatgcATCTCATTTCATCTCATCCATATTCCCCTCCAACCAAAGCACTCAAACAGGTTTAGCAAACAACCGCAGTGAGCCAGAGAGAAGGATGAGGACGTTTAATAGatctgaaaatatatatatatatataggcaGACTCTCAAGGGACTGGTGGGTAGAAATTAATGAAGGCGTATATCAAACACATCTAGATCTGCTGACATCCAGACCTACAGCAGTATAGTAATCAGGAACATATAAATGTTGGCAGCCAGAGTTGCATTAACCATACATTTGTACTTTTGGGAGAATTCACTGAGAGGAATGGTGGACAGAAGAGATCAGTGAATGTAACGAACATTAAAAGTAACTGCTTTTTGAAAAGGATTACAAAGACATGGATTTACACATCTGTCAAAATAGGTAAGAATAACAACAACTCAACTATGGAAAAAATAACATACAAGCATGTCTTTGTTGTTAAATCAACATGCAGTGATAAACTATTTCCCCACCGGTTCTTTTATATCCGTATgtatatctgtgtctgtgtcttttctctcatcttctttcatttctatcttttcttttcatatgaTTGATCTACATGTCGGGCGGAGCACCTCTCACGACTGAAAAACGATTCTGTAATTATGCACAttgcttttaaatgaatgatttgGATGATTTAGATTAAGAATACAAAGTAAGATTCTCAAGGCACCAAACGTGTGGGGCATGTTTTTTCTTGTTAGAGATGAATGGGCTGTGTCCTTTTCTCACAAACAAGCTGACTGGCCAACTTTGTACAACTCACACTGGTCTCCAGCAGCTTCCCCCACTGTGGTTTTAGGTAAAACACAACACCTCTCCAGGCTCCACGCAGAGTGGCGCCTCGAATCAGCAGGATGAAAAGCACAATGTAGGGCAAAGTGGCGGTCACCCAAACTACCTGGtgtggaaacagagagatggGAGAACTAGAGATTATGAATATGTGATTAAAGTAAAGAGGATACGCAATAATCTTCTTTCATTGTTATGGTATTAAAGCAGCTCCAATGCGTTACCTTCCCTGAAGTCTTCACGCCCTTCCAGAGGCTGAAGTATACAATggtgaaaataagaaaaaggcAGAGCATCAACTGCCAGCGAACACCCCCGACGTTCTTCAGCCCCGAAGACTTGTGGATCTCAAGAACATTCCTCCTGTGAGcataaaacacatcacactTTCAGCACACAAGAAAGCATTTCCCGTACAAAAACCTATTTGTGTAGAGTCTTACTGTAAAGCTATTTATATATGTGGTCTCTGTTACTCACACTTACATGCACTTACGTGTAAAATTCCTCTGCTGGAGACCTGGAGGAATTCGTCCAGGTGATGTTGTCCTTGCCAAAATAGTTTGTGCAGTCGGGGGTATTCCACACATTGTCGCAGTTTGTCCAAGGCAAGATGCTGGAGAAAGAGGAGTAGAAGTAGAAGAGGGCCCAGGCGATGATGGTGTTGTAGTAGAAGGACACATACAGAGCGATGATACAAATGGCATATCCTATACCtgaaacagaagagaaagatgTGAGAGGCAGAAGTCACCTGCTGTGAAATGTCTTTGGAGGTACATTTAAAGTGATCAGACAACTGTATTGAGACACAGATTTCTCCTGGTAGCCAGATTTCATCTGAATATCAGCTGCACAGTGTGAGGCCTTACCTTTGAAAATGGGACAGATGTGTTTCCATATGGATATGGCTCCAGTTCTGTGGAACTGCCCCAGTGCCAGCTCCATGTAAAAGAGCGGCACGCCACCAAAGATGGCCATCAAAATGTAGGGAATCAGGAAAGCACCTGCACAGAGATTTATGAGGGTACATGATATGTAGGGTTTTTACATGATGACTGTTAGAGCTCCATCTCATGTGCAATGACAAAGTGGGGACGTTCTTAAACTCGAGCATGAGGACTTgaacatgaatttaaaaaatgaaatttgaatGAAGAGTTTTAAGTTTGCTAATTAATCCGCTGTGTAAATTGTGGTTTACATTATATTTCAGCTCGAAGGAAGAATTTAGCAGGATGAAAAGCTTTGTTTGATCAAACTGTGTACATGAACACGACACTGACTCACTTCTGAAACTCTTTCTGTGTATTCCCACTCAAAATAATACTCACTCATAATCCtctatttattcagttttttaatgttgtttttattttatttatgcttctgtgtttttaattgtcTTCAGTTTATTCCAAATCTTGTCTTAACGACTTTTTTATGTGCAGaactttgaattgccttgtcGTTGAAAGGTGTTAAATGAATAATACAACCCCATTGGCTGCTGTAATGTAAATATGACGCTTAGTTGCTGATGAAGTGTTGAGTACAGCACAACCTATTCCCATCAAAATACATTACGATTTAACCAATCTGtgcagaaaataatcattataaaATAGATATTTAGAATATGGTATAGACAGTTTTCTGTCATAAAAACGTTGTCCTGATGAATTTCTCAAGCTCCTGTACTATAAGAAATATTTGACAAAAAGTGACTAATGATAAACAGATACAGACTTTGTCATAGGAAACTTTTTAGTGGTGCGAAGGTTACAGATGCGcacttcagcaccatggacagttTCTGCAGCCAGATGCGTCACTTCAATCAGTTTTCTCATTGATCTAAAATCATCTCCAGCAGAAGTCGCGAGACTTAATTGATTTAACGAATCTTTAAACATACCAAGTGTTTGCCAAGTGGTTCCACATATTAGATTTCGATTCACACAAATCCTGAGTTATAAAACAAGACACACTGGCCTGGTTTAAAACCTCTGAACCACTTACCGCCACCGTTTTGATAACATATGTACGGAAATCTCCAAACATTTCCCAGGTCCACCGCAAAGCCAATGACAGACAAGAGAAAATCCATCTTTTTGCTCCACTTGTCCCTGGAGTCCGTCTGCGTGATGGCCGGCACTGGGACCGCGTTGTTGGAGGTGTAGCCGGGGTTCGGGGAGCCGTGGTGGGTCAGACTGCCGGCCATGACTGCTGAGTCCTGTCGGGGCATCGGACTGTGAAAAGTCAGCCAGAGTAGCAGCTCCACGGAGAGGAGGATGTTTCTCCTGTGATGATGACAGGAGCGAGTGGGAGGAGTTGGCGGAGCTGCTGCGGACACTTTGGGATACCTGTTTGTgcagaaagacagcagagaggttTTGTAGCTACTGACAGCAGCCTTGAACAACCCTTTCATCCAAAAAGTTGATCTAGAGGCCCCATGTGTTACTGCTGATCAATAACATTGACCGTTTTATGGCAGCTTTGTAGTTTTAGTGGCATATTGGCATAGATTGACATTTTCACTACAAACCAGTGGGTTAACCAGCCTCTTAAACTGACATGACTGCAGCTTTGCTCAGTTTTACggttttatttcactttgattAACATATGAGTCTTTGGCAAAGCCCCACTGAATTAAAGTTTACCAGTAATTTTAACAACAGGATGTCCTGCAAAGTGACTGCGAATGCACCATTTTGCAGAAATCATCTTCATTGCTTATttcattcacacagtcacagaacGTATCACGTTATCAAATGGCCTTTTTCAATGAGATATCTTAGTTCAATTTGGTTTCTGATACCATTCCAACAATATGTGAAAAATACTGATCAATATTCTGTGAAATCCTTTACCTGTCCAACTGGAGTTCATGGTATGACATAATTTAAGTCTGTTGAAGCAACAGGTTGCCCAGCAAAGTAAACACTGATGGTGCAGTATAATGGTTACCAAGATGTACCCATCTATGGATGTATGGTCGGCTTTTCATCCGTCAGTAACATGATGTGACATGTAGAGCTCATtattcacacagtcacagctgcATTTTTGGCTCTGCAGTTTGTAATTGGAGGCTAATATATGATTTTCAGCTGGGTTTATGTGCCTTTTTTCAAAGGAGCTTACATTCAGACATGTTTCAGGATCAACTTGAGTTCTGGCACTGTTTgaataatatacaaaaaaagatgattaGAATTGAGAAAGGAATCTCACCACAAgatccatttagtagctgttctgcaGCTTTCGaactttgatgatgatgacaatctTTTGCTGCTTCTACGAGCTGCCAGGCCTCTAAATGTAAAGCTGGCTTTTAACATGTTTAGTTTCAGGGAACATCTCCATTTTTCAATGTATGTTTCATAAAGTAAAGTTTATATTTGAAGCACCTTTTCTGGATCAGACCTCAcaaactgcttcacaataaaagaccaaagtaagattaaaaaaacatgacataaaagtaataaataaaatcgAGACACaatagataaaagaaaaactagagAAAAGGTCACATTAGTAAAGAGGTTAAGATCCTGTTTAAACCAATGAGCAGGTAGTCCATCTGAACTTCTAAAAGTTCTAAAAGCTAAAAATAGCAGCTTGAGCCATCTTGGCTTCCTGATCCCATGTTAATATAGTTTGGTGAAGACAGTGGAATAGAATCACAGCAGCTTAACTGCACTCATTAGGAAAAACCTGATAAAAAAGACATTGTAATCAAATCCACCGCTTTTAGCATTGAGCACTTTGAAGAGGCTGCTAACTAGATATTCAGAGAGCAGCCGTCACGCTGGTCTGCGAGCGGAGAGAGTGCATCAAATGGAGTTACTCTGGTAAATGGATATGACACAGAGATAGGACATCGAGCGCCATTGTAAAATTGTCACTTAAGAGTCAAGTGGCAGCCAAACTGTCCTGACCCGGTGTCACATGACCTGTTTGCCTCATCACCTGAAGCTGGGAAATGGTGAAATGAAGATTGTTTGATAACTGTtataagatagatagatagatagatagatagatagatagatagatagatagatagatagatagatagatagatagatagccaGAGCGAGGGTGGAGAAGAGTAAACAATCAGCTGTGGTTGCTCAGCTGAGGTGGGGGGCCCCTGGGGGCCCAAAGCCTGACAACATAACAACAAACCATATAGCACTGGCCTTCTCTAACATACAATCCTGTCAATCTGCATTGGCACACATGGGCAGAAGAACATCAGGCTGACAGGAGCCTCTTCCACATGCCCTGGTGCCTGTTAGAGCATGTCGACTCTAATCACACATGGACATGTGCATGTTGGCCCTGCCCTCAAACTCCACCAACGGGCAAACGGACATGGATATGACACAGCATTTTCATTtctgaaatgtattattttatttacttttgaaTTCCCTGCACCCTGTTGAGCCCTTTGCTAATTCTCCCTGCTCACGTTCCTGCAGATTATCGATTTGCCTCTTCACTGCGAATAAATGCTTTCGTGTGTTTGTTTTGCGCCAGCACTGaactgacaaacacatacaaataaatgctgttgttttccCATTGACAAGTAAGTAGCAGGAAGCTGCAGAGGAGCTCTGGTGTGCTGTTTACTCAGGCAGAAATCCTGGTATGGCATTTAACAAGACATGTTACCATCTCATATTATCTAAAGCCACTGCAAGGTGTGAGTCACCCCAGCGAGGGAATCCTGGGTTG comes from Pempheris klunzingeri isolate RE-2024b chromosome 7, fPemKlu1.hap1, whole genome shotgun sequence and encodes:
- the slc6a4b gene encoding solute carrier family 6 member 4b — protein: MPRQDSAVMAGSLTHHGSPNPGYTSNNAVPVPAITQTDSRDKWSKKMDFLLSVIGFAVDLGNVWRFPYICYQNGGGAFLIPYILMAIFGGVPLFYMELALGQFHRTGAISIWKHICPIFKGIGYAICIIALYVSFYYNTIIAWALFYFYSSFSSILPWTNCDNVWNTPDCTNYFGKDNITWTNSSRSPAEEFYTRNVLEIHKSSGLKNVGGVRWQLMLCLFLIFTIVYFSLWKGVKTSGKVVWVTATLPYIVLFILLIRGATLRGAWRGVVFYLKPQWGKLLETSVWVDAAAQIFFSLGPGFGVLLALSSYNPFTNNCYRDAIVTSLVNCLTSFVSGFVIFTVLGHMAEMRNVEVEDVARDKGPSLLFITYPEAIANMMGSTFFAIIFFVMMITLGLDSTFGGLEAIITAVLDEYPDHFSHRREIFVLCLVVVCFLGSLSTLTNGGAYVVKLLEEFGVGCSIIAVGFLEAIAVSWFYGINRFSSDVQAMLGKAPGLFWKVCWVAISPAFLAYIIVSSLLKAPPLTLFDYKYPDWSITVGYIIGFSSFMWIPIYMVYKLVWTPGSLKQRLAVCLRPERTIPDIHPDSLNMATVP